In Streptomyces sp. NBC_00569, a single genomic region encodes these proteins:
- a CDS encoding family 2B encapsulin nanocompartment shell protein yields the protein MSVGEEVRTEQAGPQQSLGTSAARNLATTTKSAPQMQEISSRWLLRMLPWVNVQGGTYRVNRRLSYSVGDGRVTFVKTGDRVRVIPAELGELPVLRDYGDQEVLEELAVRCRQREYAPGERLASFGSPADEVFLLAHGKVEKIGTGPYGDDAVLGVLADGAYFGEQALLDPDAIWEYTARAVTACTVLALPRQDLEQVAERSESLAGHLGALRSVPEQRANKFGEKQIDVSAGHVGEAVLPGTYVDYDAAPREYELSVAQTVLRIHSRVADLYNQPMNQTEHQLRLTVEALKERQEHELINNREFGLLNNCEYDQRLQPHDGVPSPDDMDELLSRRRGSKLFLAHPRAIAAFGRECNKRGLVPESIDVGGSRIPTWRGVPIFPSNKIPVSDARTTSIICMRTGEEEQGIIGLQQAGIPDEIEPSLSVRFMGISEQAIISYLVTTYYSAAVLVPDALGVLENVEIGRWR from the coding sequence ATGTCGGTAGGCGAAGAGGTCCGCACGGAGCAGGCCGGGCCGCAGCAGAGTCTCGGCACATCCGCCGCGCGGAATCTGGCCACCACCACCAAGTCCGCGCCACAGATGCAGGAGATCAGCTCCCGGTGGCTGCTGCGGATGCTGCCCTGGGTGAACGTGCAGGGCGGCACGTACCGGGTGAACCGGCGGCTCAGCTACTCGGTCGGCGACGGACGCGTGACGTTCGTGAAGACCGGAGACCGGGTGCGGGTCATCCCGGCGGAGCTCGGCGAACTGCCGGTGCTGCGGGACTACGGGGACCAGGAGGTGCTCGAGGAGCTCGCGGTGCGGTGCCGGCAGCGGGAGTACGCGCCGGGTGAGCGGCTCGCCTCGTTCGGCAGCCCCGCGGACGAGGTGTTCCTGCTCGCCCACGGCAAGGTCGAGAAGATCGGCACCGGCCCCTACGGGGACGACGCGGTCCTCGGGGTCCTGGCCGACGGGGCGTACTTCGGCGAGCAGGCGCTGCTCGACCCGGATGCCATCTGGGAGTACACGGCGCGCGCCGTGACCGCGTGCACCGTGCTCGCGCTGCCCCGCCAGGATCTGGAGCAGGTCGCGGAGCGCTCCGAGAGCCTGGCCGGGCATCTGGGGGCGCTGCGGTCCGTCCCGGAGCAGCGGGCGAACAAGTTCGGCGAGAAGCAGATCGACGTCTCCGCCGGCCACGTCGGCGAGGCGGTGCTCCCGGGTACGTACGTCGACTACGACGCGGCACCGCGCGAGTACGAGCTGAGCGTCGCCCAGACCGTCCTGCGCATCCACTCGCGCGTGGCGGACCTGTACAACCAGCCGATGAACCAGACGGAGCACCAGCTCCGGCTCACCGTCGAGGCGTTGAAGGAGCGCCAGGAGCACGAGCTCATCAACAACAGGGAGTTCGGCCTGCTCAACAACTGCGAGTACGACCAGCGGCTCCAGCCGCACGACGGCGTGCCGAGCCCGGACGACATGGACGAGCTGCTCAGCCGCCGCCGGGGATCGAAGCTGTTCCTCGCCCACCCGCGCGCCATCGCCGCGTTCGGCCGCGAGTGCAACAAGCGGGGGCTCGTCCCGGAGTCCATCGACGTGGGGGGCAGTCGCATCCCGACCTGGCGCGGGGTGCCGATCTTCCCGAGCAACAAGATCCCCGTGTCCGACGCGCGCACGACGTCGATCATCTGTATGCGTACCGGCGAGGAGGAGCAGGGCATCATCGGCCTCCAGCAGGCGGGCATCCCGGACGAGATCGAGCCGAGCCTGTCGGTGCGGTTCATGGGCATCAGCGAGCAGGCGATCATCTCGTACCTGGTGACGACGTACTACTCGGCGGCGGTGCTCGTGCCGGACGCGCTCGGCGTCCTGGAGAACGTCGAGATCGGCAGGTGGCGTTGA
- a CDS encoding TetR/AcrR family transcriptional regulator, with product MARNAERRVALVDAAVEVLAAEGARGLTFRAVDAAAAVPTGTSSNYFTSRDDLLHQIDAWLHERLAPDPAVVAELLERPRDRELVAAFMHDLLGRAQRDRTGYLAMMEMRLEAGRRPELRASLMKSLRGDLDFGISFHTESGLPGGAETVTVLYLAALGLILEHLTMPGMLDGAVPGVSVPEGLMDRIVRTIVPQEQPLAP from the coding sequence ATGGCACGGAACGCGGAGCGCAGGGTGGCCCTGGTGGACGCCGCGGTGGAGGTGCTCGCGGCCGAGGGCGCGCGCGGCCTGACCTTCCGCGCGGTGGACGCGGCGGCGGCCGTCCCCACGGGCACGTCGTCGAACTACTTCACCAGCCGGGACGACCTGCTGCACCAGATCGACGCGTGGCTGCACGAGCGGCTGGCCCCGGACCCGGCGGTGGTCGCGGAACTCCTTGAGCGGCCGCGGGACCGCGAGCTGGTCGCCGCGTTCATGCACGATCTGCTGGGCCGCGCCCAGCGCGACCGCACGGGCTATCTGGCCATGATGGAGATGCGCCTCGAGGCGGGGCGCAGGCCGGAACTGCGGGCGTCCCTCATGAAGTCGCTCCGCGGCGACCTGGACTTCGGGATCTCGTTCCACACCGAGTCCGGGCTCCCCGGCGGCGCGGAGACGGTGACCGTGCTCTACCTCGCCGCGCTGGGGCTCATCCTGGAACACCTGACGATGCCGGGAATGCTGGACGGCGCCGTGCCCGGCGTGAGCGTCCCCGAGGGGCTGATGGACCGGATCGTCCGCACGATCGTGCCCCAGGAGCAGCCGCTCGCACCCTGA
- a CDS encoding family 2 encapsulin nanocompartment cargo protein polyprenyl transferase, giving the protein MAADGQEAAVILAQARAQVDPELRRAVESLPTSLRRIARYHFGWEQADGTTAAGHAGKAIRPALVLAAVRALGGAPELAVRAAAAVELVHNFTLLHDDVMDRDTTRRHRPTAWAVFGEAGAILAGDALQALAQRLLAEDQHPAARPAAARIAACVMELCEGQVADVALETREPERVTLDECLVVAEAKTGALLGCACAVGGLYAGAGEEEVAALDGFGRQAGLAFQLIDDVIGIWGDPARTGKAAGADLAVRKKSLPVVAALASGTPEAGELAALYGVLGPEDGPPEEGELEAMALVVERAGGRDWAQLHAADRMSRAVHQLSRAVPAPEAADGLLSLAEFVTRRSY; this is encoded by the coding sequence ATGGCCGCGGACGGTCAGGAAGCGGCGGTGATCCTGGCGCAGGCCAGGGCACAGGTCGACCCGGAGCTGCGCAGGGCCGTGGAGAGCCTGCCCACGTCTTTGCGCCGCATCGCGCGCTACCACTTCGGGTGGGAGCAGGCGGACGGCACCACGGCCGCGGGGCACGCGGGCAAGGCCATCAGGCCGGCGCTCGTCCTCGCGGCGGTACGGGCGCTGGGGGGCGCTCCGGAGCTCGCGGTACGGGCGGCGGCGGCCGTGGAACTCGTCCACAACTTCACGCTCCTGCACGACGACGTCATGGACCGGGACACCACGCGCAGGCACCGGCCGACCGCGTGGGCCGTCTTCGGGGAAGCCGGCGCGATCCTGGCGGGCGACGCGCTCCAGGCGCTCGCGCAGCGGCTGCTCGCCGAGGACCAGCACCCGGCGGCCCGGCCGGCGGCGGCCCGGATCGCGGCCTGTGTGATGGAGCTGTGCGAGGGCCAGGTCGCCGATGTCGCCCTGGAGACGCGCGAACCGGAGCGGGTCACGCTGGACGAGTGCCTCGTCGTGGCGGAGGCGAAGACGGGTGCGCTGCTCGGCTGCGCCTGCGCGGTCGGGGGGCTGTACGCGGGGGCCGGAGAGGAGGAGGTCGCGGCCCTCGACGGGTTCGGCAGGCAGGCCGGGCTCGCGTTCCAGCTGATCGACGACGTCATAGGGATCTGGGGGGATCCGGCCCGTACGGGCAAGGCGGCGGGCGCCGATCTCGCGGTGCGCAAGAAGTCGCTGCCGGTGGTGGCGGCGCTGGCCTCGGGCACGCCCGAAGCCGGTGAACTGGCCGCGCTCTACGGGGTCCTGGGGCCGGAGGACGGCCCGCCGGAGGAGGGGGAGCTGGAGGCCATGGCGCTGGTCGTCGAGCGCGCCGGGGGGCGCGACTGGGCGCAGCTGCACGCGGCGGACCGGATGTCCCGGGCGGTGCACCAGCTGTCCAGGGCGGTTCCGGCACCGGAGGCCGCGGACGGACTGCTGTCGCTGGCCGAGTTCGTGACGCGGCGCAGCTACTAG
- a CDS encoding 1-aminocyclopropane-1-carboxylate deaminase/D-cysteine desulfhydrase, producing MTPHVPRPPLHPRLPSPVEPVADDRFHRHGVRLLLKRDDLIHPDLPGNKWRKLAPNLAAATAAGHGTLLTFGGAYSNHLRATAAAGRLLGLRTIGVVRGQELAGQPLNASLARCADDGMRLHFVDRTTYREKRDPATLARILREVAPRDGDTPYVVPEGGSNAEAVRGCAELGQELRETAGVVGVACGTGGTLAGLAAGLGEGQRALGIPVLKGGFLGDEIRTLQKAAFGGPRGDWSLDERFHCGGYGRTTPALLAFAEDFEQRHGLPVERLYVAKLLYGLLTLTEEGAFAPGTRLMAVVTGTPSP from the coding sequence GTGACCCCGCACGTCCCGCGCCCGCCCCTGCACCCCCGGCTGCCCTCGCCGGTGGAGCCGGTCGCCGACGACCGGTTCCACCGGCACGGGGTGCGGCTCCTGCTCAAGCGCGACGACCTCATCCACCCCGACCTGCCCGGCAACAAGTGGCGCAAGCTGGCCCCGAACCTGGCGGCGGCCACCGCCGCGGGCCACGGCACACTGCTCACGTTCGGCGGTGCCTACTCCAACCACCTGCGCGCCACGGCCGCCGCGGGCCGCCTCCTGGGCCTGCGGACCATCGGCGTCGTCAGGGGCCAGGAACTCGCGGGGCAGCCCCTGAACGCCTCTCTCGCGCGCTGCGCGGACGACGGCATGCGCCTGCACTTCGTCGACCGGACGACGTACCGGGAGAAGCGGGATCCGGCCACCCTCGCGCGCATCCTGCGCGAGGTGGCGCCGCGCGACGGTGACACGCCCTACGTCGTCCCCGAGGGCGGCAGCAACGCCGAGGCCGTCCGCGGCTGCGCGGAACTCGGGCAGGAGCTGCGAGAGACCGCCGGCGTGGTGGGCGTCGCCTGCGGCACGGGCGGCACGCTCGCCGGCCTCGCCGCCGGCCTCGGCGAGGGGCAGCGAGCACTCGGCATACCCGTCCTGAAGGGCGGCTTCCTCGGCGACGAGATACGCACCCTCCAGAAGGCGGCGTTCGGCGGTCCGCGGGGCGACTGGTCCCTGGACGAGCGCTTCCACTGCGGCGGCTACGGCCGCACCACCCCCGCCCTCCTCGCCTTCGCCGAGGACTTCGAGCAGCGTCACGGCCTGCCCGTCGAGCGCCTCTATGTGGCCAAGCTCCTGTACGGGCTCCTCACCCTCACCGAGGAGGGCGCGTTCGCGCCGGGCACCCGGCTCATGGCCGTCGTCACGGGAACGCCCTCCCCGTAG
- a CDS encoding N-acetylmuramoyl-L-alanine amidase, translated as MSPPMSASSFLAALSREGLTVVEVGDWRHHNRNHKGPWGPVNGVMIHHTVTSGSEQTVELCRKGRADLPGPLCHGVITKDGRVHLVGYGRANHAGLGDDDVLRAVVAEKALPHDNEANTDGNRHFYGFECENLGDGEDPWPAAQLEAIERAAAAVCRHHGWTERSVIGHLEWQPGKVDPRGFTMASMRGRIRDRLK; from the coding sequence ATGTCCCCACCCATGTCCGCGAGCAGCTTCCTGGCCGCCCTCAGCCGTGAAGGCCTGACGGTGGTCGAGGTCGGTGACTGGAGACACCACAACCGCAACCACAAGGGCCCCTGGGGCCCGGTGAACGGCGTGATGATCCACCACACCGTGACGTCGGGCAGCGAGCAGACCGTCGAGCTCTGCCGGAAGGGGCGCGCGGACCTGCCGGGGCCGCTGTGCCACGGCGTCATCACGAAGGACGGCCGCGTCCACCTCGTCGGCTACGGCCGGGCCAACCACGCGGGTCTGGGCGACGACGACGTGCTGCGGGCGGTCGTCGCGGAGAAGGCGCTGCCCCACGACAACGAGGCGAACACGGACGGCAACCGCCACTTCTACGGCTTCGAGTGCGAGAACCTCGGCGACGGCGAGGACCCCTGGCCCGCCGCGCAGCTGGAGGCCATCGAGCGGGCGGCGGCCGCGGTGTGCCGCCATCACGGCTGGACGGAGCGCTCGGTGATCGGCCACCTGGAGTGGCAGCCGGGCAAGGTCGACCCGCGCGGCTTCACGATGGCCTCGATGCGGGGGCGCATCCGCGACCGGCTCAAGTAG
- a CDS encoding GNAT family N-acetyltransferase, producing MGVAIRRATEGDRADLVRLLDEAFMDDPVSGWVFPEPAHRRRRHAGLMAAFIDISLSEGYVDITEDGAAAALWLSVPARPDGAGGPDEGDDGPAQLRAAVDPDNERVEEIGLLTSGIHPRHRAHEYLWMIAVDPARQGQGLGTALMEPVLDRCDREGVASYLEASSDRSRVLYERLGFVCTGSGIALPDGPTMWPMWRDPQVS from the coding sequence ATGGGCGTGGCGATCCGGAGGGCCACGGAGGGCGATCGGGCAGACCTTGTGCGGCTGCTCGACGAGGCGTTCATGGACGACCCGGTGAGCGGCTGGGTCTTCCCCGAGCCGGCACACCGGCGCCGCAGGCACGCCGGTCTCATGGCGGCCTTCATCGACATCTCGCTGAGCGAGGGGTACGTCGACATCACCGAGGACGGCGCCGCGGCCGCCCTCTGGCTGTCGGTGCCGGCCCGGCCGGACGGGGCGGGCGGCCCGGACGAGGGTGACGACGGCCCGGCGCAGCTGCGCGCCGCCGTGGACCCGGACAACGAACGGGTCGAGGAGATCGGCCTGTTGACCTCCGGGATCCATCCCCGCCACCGCGCGCACGAGTACCTGTGGATGATCGCCGTCGACCCGGCGCGACAGGGCCAGGGCCTCGGCACCGCGCTGATGGAGCCCGTCCTCGACCGCTGCGACCGCGAGGGCGTGGCGTCGTATCTGGAGGCGAGCAGCGACCGCAGCCGTGTGCTGTACGAGCGGCTCGGCTTCGTGTGCACCGGCAGCGGGATCGCGCTGCCGGACGGGCCGACGATGTGGCCCATGTGGCGTGACCCGCAGGTGAGTTGA